In Drosophila subpulchrella strain 33 F10 #4 breed RU33 chromosome 3R, RU_Dsub_v1.1 Primary Assembly, whole genome shotgun sequence, the following are encoded in one genomic region:
- the LOC119548222 gene encoding 8-oxo-dGDP phosphatase NUDT18 has product MASIVEKVRRVLDAKDLGDITTELCDFSLKEQNATAEAQGVQPSSASDFVPILGQTVTYIVACVLINEHDELLMIEEAKQSCAGKWYLPAGRMERGESITEAAAREVFEETGLNAELTTLLAVEAAGGSWFRFVLTGRITGGRLKTPADADAESIQARWVRNPKEVPLRANDILNIIDIGRAYHQGHKVAASPSPWHGNILPTRYSHKRNYLRVLAVARKRAHNSLNILVSEKNAHHFPTVELHPNRSLHSTLRKFMIEIFGAELPQHRPHGLLSVEHSPSEQENKDGICLNLLVAFRPPLEEISLIGKCIWQELGAPLDEMLGRIVSSKNASIPLNVVR; this is encoded by the exons ATGGCTTCGATTGTGGAGAAAGTCCGTCGCGTCTTGGACGCCAAAGATCTGGGCGACATCACAACGGAGCTGTGTGACTTTTCGTTAAAAGAACAGAATGCCACCGCCGAGGCCCAAGGAGTACAGCCCTCATCAGCCTCCGATTTTGTGCCCATTCTTGGCCAGACAGTCACCTACATTGTGGCCTGTGTGCTGATCAACGAGCACGACGAGCTGCTCATGATCGAGGAGGCCAAACAGAGCTGTGCAG GCAAGTGGTACTTACCCGCCGGCCGCATGGAGCGGGGCGAGTCCATCACGGAGGCAGCCGCCCGGGAAGTCTTCGAGGAGACCGGTCTGAATGCCGAGCTGACCACTTTACTTGCCGTAGAGGCGGCTGGTGGCTCTTGGTTCCGCTTCGTGCTCACTGGACGCATCACGGGCGGGCGACTCAAAACGCCAGCGGACGCAGATGCCGAGTCCATCCAGGCGAGATGGGTGCGTAACCCCAAGGAGGTACCTCTCCGGGCCAACGATATACTCAACATCATTGACATCGGTCGAGCCTACCACCAGGGGCACAAAGTTGCGGCTAGCCCTTCTCCCTGGCACGGCAACATACTGCCCACACGATATTCCCACAAGCGGAACTATCTGCGAGTTCTGGCCGTGGCTAGGAAGCGGGCTCACAACTCTCTGaacatcctggtaagcgagaAGAATGCTCACCACTTCCCCACTGTAGAACTGCATCCGAATCGGAGCTTGCACTCTACGCTGCGCAAGTTTATGATTGAAATTTTTGGCGCGGAACTGCCACAGCATAGACCACATGGGTTACTTAGTGTTGAACACTCGCCTTCGGAGCAGGAGAACAAAGATGGTATATGCCTGAACCTGCTGGTGGCTTTCCGACCGCCACTGGAGGAAATCTCCCTAATCGGCAAGTGCATTTGGCAGGAGCTAGGCGCACCACTCGATGAGATGTTAGGACGCATTGTCAGCAGCAAGAACGCCTCCATTCCGCTTAACGTTGTGCGTTAA
- the LOC119548253 gene encoding fatty acid-binding protein, muscle, protein MSFVGKKYKLDKSENFDEYMKELGVGLVTRKMGNSLSPTVEVTLEGDTYTLTTTSTFKTSAISFKLGDEFDEETLDGRKVKSIITLDGNKLTQEQKGDKPTTIVREFNDDELITTLTIGAVKCVRVYKAV, encoded by the exons ATGTCTTTCGTTGGCAAGAAGTACAAGCTGGACAAGTCCGAGAACTTCGATGAGTACATGAAGGAGTTGG GCGTTGGTCTGGTGACGCGCAAGATGGGCAACAGCCTGAGCCCCACTGTGGAGGTGACCTTGGAGGGTGATACCTACACCCTGACCACCACCTCCACCTTCAAGACGTCGGCCATCAGCTTCAAGCTGGGCGATGAGTTCGACGAGGAGACCCTGGACGGACGCAAAGTCAAGAGCATCATCACCCTGGATGGCAACAAGCTGACGCAGGAACAGAAGGGCGACAAGCCCACCACCATCGTCCGCGAGTTCAACGACGATGAGCTGATCACC ACCCTCACCATCGGAGCCGTGAAGTGCGTGCGCGTCTACAAGGCCGTCTAA
- the LOC119548237 gene encoding putative tricarboxylate transport protein, mitochondrial, translated as MDRSGISALVSPYRRRPWMSETGAAAPAGGQVGLKGIVAGGITGGIEICITYPTEYVKTQLQLDEKGAGKKYNGIFDCVKKTVQQRGFLGLYRGLSVLLYGSIPKSAARFGSFEFLKSNAVDSRGQLSSSGKLLCGLGAGVCEAILAVTPMETIKVKFINDQRSANPKFKGFAHGVGQIIKAEGVSGVYKGLTATILKQGSNQAIRFFVLESLKDLYKGDDHTKPVPKLVVGAFGAIAGAASVFGNTPLDVVKTRMQGLEASKYKNTAHCALQILKNEGPAAFYKGTVPRLGRVCLDVAITFMIYDSFMDLFNKVWV; from the exons ATGGATCGTTCGGGCATCTCGGCTCTGGTCAGTCCGTACCGCCGACGTCCTTGGATGTCGGAGACCGGTGCTGCGGCTCCAGCCGGTGGACAGGTGGGTCTCAAGGGCATTGTCGCCGGTGGCATTACGGGCGGCATCGAGATCTGCATCACCTATCCCACCGAGTATGTGAAGACACAGCTGCAGCTGGACGAGAAGGGAGCCGGCAAGAAGTACAACGGCATCTTCGACTGCGTCAAGAAGACGGTACAGCAGCGAGGATTCCTGGGTCTTTACCGCGGTCTCAGTGTCCTTCTCTATGGCAGCATTCCCAAGTCAGCGGCAAG GTTCGGTTCCTTCGAATTCCTGAAGTCGAACGCTGTGGACTCCCGAGGACAGCTGAGCAGCTCCGGAAAGTTGCTCTGCGGTTTGGGCGCCGGCGTCTGCGAGGCCATCCTTGCAGTTACCCCAATGGAGACCATCAAGGTGAAGTTCATCAATGACCAGCGTAGCGCCAATCCCAAGTTCAAGGGTTTCGCTCACGGAGTGGGCCAGATCATCAAGGCGGAGGGCGTCTCTGGTGTTTACAAGGGCCTTACGGCCACCATCCTGAAGCAGGGATCCAACCAGGCGATCCGCTTCTTCGTACTGGAGTCACTGAAGGACTTGTACAAGGGCGACGATCACACCAAGCCTGTGCCCAAGTTGGTGGTGGGAGCTTTCGGAGCCATTGCCGGAGCAGCCTCTGTGTTCGGTAACACACCTCTGGATGTGGTAAAGACGAGGATGCAGGGCCTGGAGGCCTCTAAATACAAGAACACGGCCCATTGTGCGCTGCAGATCCTGAAGAACGAGGGACCCGCCGCCTTCTACAAGGGAACTGTGCCTCGATTGGGACGCGTGTGCCTGGATGTGGCCATCACCTTCATGATCTACGACTCCTTCATGGATCTGTTCAACAAGGTGTGGGTGTAA